Within Desulfobacter sp., the genomic segment CCATCTGGACCCCAAAGGGATTATGAATCCCGGTGGGCTGGGACTTTAGATTGGGAATCCCCCTTAAAAAAAACTGGCAAAGGGGTTGGCCAGTTTTTTTTCAATGCGGTTCTGGCCGGCCAGGCGCTCCATGTTCTGGCTGAGGATGTCCAGGCAGTGGTCAATGGATTCTCCGGTGTCCAGAATGTTTTTATTTGTCTGTATCATGTCGAAGAAGGCCTGGACCACTTTGGGGTCGAACCGGGTGCCGGCCCCCTGTTTCAGTCCGTCGAGGGCGGTGGCCATGTCTTTTTTGGGTATGCCCGGCCGGCCGGAAATCATGGTTTCAAAGGCGTCGCACACGGTGATGATCCGGGCGCCCAGGGGAATTTCCTCCCCCTTTTTGCCGTCGGGGTAGCCGCTGCCGTTGAACAATTCGTGGTGGGCGCGGATCAGGGGCTCAATATCAGATAAAAAGACCAGGGGGCGGATGATGTCCGCCCCGAGTACCGGGTGCTGGCGGATGAGGTGCATTTCTTTTCTGGAAAGCTGGCCCAGGCGATCCAGGATATGGTCCCGGGTGCCGATTTTGCCGATGTCGTGGAGGATGGCGGCGTGGCGGATGCGGTCGGCCTCCCGGTCCGGCAGCCCCATCTGCCTGGCCGTTTCCCGGGACAGCCGGGCCACGGTGATGGAATGGCCGTGGGTGGCGGGGTCCCGGGCCTCAATGGCCAGGGCAAAGCCTTGAATGATCTGGCCGTAGAGGTCCAGCATCTCCCGGTCATAGCCCAGGGCTTTTTCCAGGGCAATGGC encodes:
- a CDS encoding HD domain-containing protein, whose product is MDDTRYKDYFRLFAEVSKQIHANKKTTDILACIAEHITRLLGARGCIFWILNQSREEIETKISHGFDYRSLSLTDYPTLMTLFPMDAAAPITITDARNDKRIPDLERLGKHLINGITGRYFNITGPYTGLLAVYFTGNRILDGDELELLTALGEQGAIALEKALGYDREMLDLYGQIIQGFALAIEARDPATHGHSITVARLSRETARQMGLPDREADRIRHAAILHDIGKIGTRDHILDRLGQLSRKEMHLIRQHPVLGADIIRPLVFLSDIEPLIRAHHELFNGSGYPDGKKGEEIPLGARIITVCDAFETMISGRPGIPKKDMATALDGLKQGAGTRFDPKVVQAFFDMIQTNKNILDTGESIDHCLDILSQNMERLAGQNRIEKKLANPFASFF